The genomic segment CAATGCCCCGAACACCATGAAGTAGAACAGCTCCATTGCTGCAAATTACTACTCAACGACACCACACTCCAAGTTCTTGTATTTTTAGGAAAGACGCagagatatttatatatatagctcTAAAGCCAAAGCTAATGGGTGGTCCTCTGCATACAGGGATTCTTTTTCTAAATGCTTTAAGAGAGAAACAGATATATACAGTTAGTTACTCGCCCTCGTCACGAGCCAAATACCGTATTCTTATGTTATGTACACTTCCAAAGTAAACTTGGCCGTTTAAACCAATAAAAGTAATTTATCCCGGACGGGGCTAACTGCCCGGTTTGTATGAGCGGGGTTTAGACTTTAGACTGAGTTTTAGTCCAGGTTTTTTAAACCGATTAACTCATTCATTCGACTGGTTCAATGATTTGTACTGATTATCGGAAAATTATTTTCTGGATTAATGCGTTGACCGATTTTAAGTCCAACAGATCAATTCCATGGTTCAAATATTGTTAAAATTGATCAAGTAtcatttaatatatgaattttgactcatttaatatataattattttttaaaaatgatattgcAACATCAAGAAATAGGATTATCGTCTGACCCGAttgtatacttttttttttaagttgattCTACTACTCTCGTCTCGGGCGTTATAATTAGATAtagtaattttaaataaaaataaaacatgttataagacaataatatattaaattttatataaaaataatgtaaatattaaatacaattatgacataaaaataatatgaatatacaatatatacaaatgaattatcaaaatataataaatattagtCATTAAACCTATTTACAAAGggatttcaatttagtttttttttttttggtattattcAATACAAGTTTAATACGGTTTCTGAACGGAGCTTGCATATTTGAATAGTaataattaatgtattaaaaatgtaatgaaagaaaaaataatgataagaCCATCTCAACTTAAATTAGTTGATGAAATGTGAGGGTTTAAAATAATCAGGTATCCTGCAAGGGCAGCCTGTAGATAGTGATTTGCTGCTGTTTGAAATAGCGGAGACCCTCCTCATCTACCAGCACAAGATTCAAGTAGTACTTCACACTGAATTTGTTGTTAATGTTGCGATGTGTTGGCGTCAGTTCATATGGACTAAGAAACAGCCTCACTGGAATTGATTCACCTTCATTACCAACCTCATTTTATTAGcactaaataattatatatgagtTAGTTGTATCAGGTATGAGGCACAAAGGGTGTTAGAAACTGATGTTATGAACATACCTCTGACAGGAGCACCATCCATCAACTCAAATTTAGCTAGTGTTTCAGTCTCAACATGGTTAGTGGCTCCTGTTACTGTTGACTCTCGCCGCCTGATCTCAATATCCATATTCTTAATCTTTATCTTCACCAGAAAAAAAAATATCTTCCCTATAATTACATCTTTCAGATGATACCTGTGTGGTTTGGATTTCCATTCCCCACTACTTCAGTTTCTAGTTGAATCCTACATGATACAAAGTAGCTACGAAGATTGCTTCctattattatgaaataaaaaatcgaTGGCATATCCTGTCCCTCGAGTATATCAAAAACCAATTAACCCACTAAAAAACtgattgtatttatatttttttaacatcaACTTAAAACCTATGCACTGTTCTAAGACGACCTAAGATGTCAGGTTTTAGCAAAATCCATAGATGTTTCAACTTACTTGCTTTTATTGTACTCAAATTCAATGTGCAGGCAATCTTCAATTCCAACTTCCATCTGCAAATGGGATTGATGTTTGTCAAAATTGAATATGATTATCAAATGAATTAGTGGTCGGTGGCAGttgattgaataaaaaaaatacaatgctTTTGAGAATCAGTGTAATGAAGACAATTGTCGCTCACCTTGATGCTAGTGTTGATTGATGGAGGTGGAGAATAATTGTGAACCTGATAAgccaagcaaaaagaaaaagaagtttcTAACGGGACATCACTGGCAATTCGAAATAACATAAAAGTAGACAGcattccatttttttt from the Gossypium hirsutum isolate 1008001.06 chromosome D09, Gossypium_hirsutum_v2.1, whole genome shotgun sequence genome contains:
- the LOC107890786 gene encoding vacuolar protein sorting-associated protein 26A isoform X3; amino-acid sequence: MEKLASGSQLKGKMAKRFWRRFSEIKKILLGSHLQITIEPHQGKRIEHNGVKVELLGQIEMYLDRGNFYDFTSLVRELDVPGDIYERTTYPFEFSMVEMPYETYNGVNVRLRYVLKVTVSRNYGGSIIEYLNFLVHNYSPPPSINTSIKMEVGIEDCLHIEFEYNKSNGEWKSKPHRYHLKDVIIGKIFFFLVKIKIKNMDIEIRRRESTVTGATNHVETETLAKFELMDGAPVRGESIPVRLFLSPYELTPTHRNINNKFSVKYYLNLVLVDEEGLRYFKQQQITIYRLPLQDT
- the LOC107890786 gene encoding vacuolar protein sorting-associated protein 26A isoform X2, producing the protein MNFLIEAFKPACSISIKFSDGKTRKRVPIKRENGQTLLAPLFRNQENIAGKITIEPHQGKRIEHNGVKVELLGQIEMYLDRGNFYDFTSLVRELDVPGDIYERTTYPFEFSMVEMPYETYNGVNVRLRYVLKVTVSRNYGGSIIEYLNFLVHNYSPPPSINTSIKMEVGIEDCLHIEFEYNKSKYHLKDVIIGKIFFFLVKIKIKNMDIEIRRRESTVTGATNHVETETLAKFELMDGAPVRGESIPVRLFLSPYELTPTHRNINNKFSVKYYLNLVLVDEEGLRYFKQQQITIYRLPLQDT
- the LOC107890786 gene encoding vacuolar protein sorting-associated protein 26A isoform X1; amino-acid sequence: MNFLIEAFKPACSISIKFSDGKTRKRVPIKRENGQTLLAPLFRNQENIAGKITIEPHQGKRIEHNGVKVELLGQIEMYLDRGNFYDFTSLVRELDVPGDIYERTTYPFEFSMVEMPYETYNGVNVRLRYVLKVTVSRNYGGSIIEYLNFLVHNYSPPPSINTSIKMEVGIEDCLHIEFEYNKSNGEWKSKPHRYHLKDVIIGKIFFFLVKIKIKNMDIEIRRRESTVTGATNHVETETLAKFELMDGAPVRGESIPVRLFLSPYELTPTHRNINNKFSVKYYLNLVLVDEEGLRYFKQQQITIYRLPLQDT